A genomic window from Pseudomonas argentinensis includes:
- a CDS encoding LysR family transcriptional regulator: MKSLPKGAPPSPAAPAVATWDLSSAVNQLSWDDLRIIKTLSQCGNRNDTAKKLGINVSTVSRRVAQVEKTLGVALFDHRRSGYMLTAEGEELRALGERVELDIVSVARRVSRAGEGPLGKLRITTSDSLLLYFLTPIIADFKALNEGIAIEVLVGNQTLSLARDESDIAVRATRKPAESLVGRKLATIAWAPYGSTKREPTSEPFGDEHAWVSYSGGLCGLRATSYVESRVAAHCIAYRTDSVAAASAAIAAGLGFGFLPCMLGDITPGLVRVGPVVPELQDELWLLTHQDIRRSWRVKAFMTFCAAAVAELKPLVEGQRPLAVE, from the coding sequence GTGAAATCGTTACCTAAAGGTGCTCCACCGAGCCCGGCTGCCCCGGCCGTTGCGACGTGGGATTTGAGCAGTGCGGTCAATCAGCTGTCGTGGGACGATCTGCGCATCATCAAGACCCTTAGCCAGTGCGGCAACCGTAACGACACCGCGAAGAAACTGGGGATCAACGTCTCCACCGTGTCGCGCCGCGTGGCCCAGGTCGAGAAGACCCTCGGGGTGGCGCTGTTCGATCACCGGCGTTCGGGCTACATGCTCACGGCCGAGGGCGAGGAGTTGCGCGCCCTTGGCGAGCGCGTCGAGCTGGATATCGTCAGTGTCGCGCGGCGCGTATCGCGCGCCGGCGAAGGGCCGCTGGGCAAGCTGCGCATCACCACCAGCGACTCGCTGCTGCTGTATTTCCTGACGCCGATCATTGCCGACTTCAAGGCCCTCAACGAGGGCATCGCGATCGAGGTGCTGGTCGGCAACCAGACCTTGAGCCTGGCCCGTGACGAGTCGGATATCGCCGTGCGCGCGACCCGAAAGCCGGCAGAAAGCCTGGTGGGGCGCAAGCTGGCCACGATTGCCTGGGCGCCCTATGGCAGTACGAAACGGGAGCCGACGAGCGAGCCGTTCGGGGATGAGCACGCCTGGGTGTCGTATTCCGGTGGTTTGTGCGGGCTCAGGGCAACCAGCTACGTGGAAAGCCGGGTGGCGGCTCACTGCATCGCCTACCGCACCGACTCGGTGGCCGCCGCCAGTGCGGCGATCGCTGCCGGGCTGGGTTTCGGTTTTCTGCCGTGCATGCTGGGCGATATCACCCCTGGCCTGGTGCGCGTCGGCCCGGTGGTGCCCGAGCTTCAGGACGAGCTCTGGCTGCTCACCCACCAGGACATTCGCAGGTCCTGGCGGGTGAAAGCATTCATGACCTTTTGCGCGGCCGCCGTCGCAGAGCTCAAGCCCCTGGTCGAAGGGCAGCGGCCGCTTGCGGTCGAGTAG
- a CDS encoding GGDEF domain-containing protein → MSAKGKKTVSRRAYKPQSQPFWLIFKRCVQIGGCTNILLFLLFHWLGSPILAWVSVVSFVLYVLAYQLLLKRHNKVAVAVVWFEVLAHASLGVVMLGWESGTHVFILLFVPITVASTQLRHALLPVAALWIYYVGLYLLTQLWLPPLQPVSVTATIAIHTVSLGIVIAMLGYLAHLYLSTIHSAQQRLRDLAITDPLTGLSNRRFILEAAHNEAARTVSDTDSLSFVLADLDHFKSINDIHGHEAGDRVLVAVSEVFRSCVRGNDLVARWGGEEFLLMLTDTPARDARNIAERIRQNIESLDIPLGDTSLGVTLTMGLSVHCRGETVGESISRADQALYRGKQAGRNRVEMDT, encoded by the coding sequence TTGTCGGCTAAAGGAAAAAAAACGGTGAGTCGTCGGGCTTATAAACCGCAATCGCAGCCCTTCTGGCTGATATTTAAACGATGCGTCCAGATAGGCGGCTGCACCAACATACTCTTATTCTTACTCTTTCACTGGCTGGGCTCGCCGATCCTCGCCTGGGTCAGTGTCGTCAGTTTCGTGCTTTATGTGTTGGCGTACCAACTATTGCTGAAGCGGCACAACAAGGTAGCTGTGGCGGTCGTCTGGTTCGAAGTGCTGGCACATGCCTCGCTGGGGGTAGTGATGCTCGGCTGGGAAAGCGGCACGCACGTTTTCATCCTGCTGTTCGTCCCCATTACCGTGGCCAGCACACAGCTGCGCCACGCGTTGCTGCCGGTCGCTGCGCTCTGGATCTACTACGTCGGTCTGTATCTGCTGACCCAGCTCTGGCTCCCACCACTGCAGCCAGTAAGCGTCACGGCAACCATTGCAATTCATACGGTCTCGCTTGGCATCGTGATCGCCATGCTGGGTTATCTGGCGCACCTCTACCTGAGCACCATTCACAGCGCTCAGCAACGCTTGCGTGATCTGGCTATCACCGACCCACTGACTGGCTTGAGCAACCGCCGGTTCATCCTGGAGGCTGCCCATAACGAAGCTGCTCGTACAGTGAGCGATACGGACTCCCTGAGCTTCGTGCTGGCAGACCTGGATCACTTCAAGAGCATCAATGACATCCATGGACACGAGGCGGGGGATCGTGTACTAGTCGCTGTCAGCGAGGTTTTCCGCAGCTGTGTTCGCGGAAATGATCTGGTCGCCCGTTGGGGCGGGGAGGAGTTTCTGCTGATGCTAACCGACACACCAGCCCGTGATGCTCGAAATATCGCCGAACGGATCCGCCAGAATATCGAATCACTCGATATCCCATTGGGCGACACTTCGCTGGGCGTCACCCTGACAATGGGGCTGAGCGTCCACTGTCGCGGCGAAACCGTGGGCGAAAGCATTTCGCGTGCGGACCAGGCGCTTTACCGAGGTAAGCAGGCAGGACGCAACCGTGTGGAAATGGACACCTAG
- a CDS encoding sensor domain-containing diguanylate cyclase — protein MGNRRHSVFRPLLPASGKIGIQAVMLLMVACLALSTFTGVLLYAKFNDVKASRHAELANLSASVLTAAESSITYASMILLGLAERYQHDGETPENLARMMSVARTQIDWEPRIQGIFFYAADGRWIVTTLSPQTPKRNNSDRDYFQYHLNNKSLAPYIGPPIQSRTTGEWIFTISIRLEDKMGEFDGVALATMRVESFLEYFRSFDLGANGIVSLARTDGAQLVRNPFSPELISVNVSGAPVAQAILAGSTRGVLVFDSPVDGTRRMVGYASSGRYPIRLSVGITEDYAYASWRRDCIATLIAALTTLAVIIFLGIRTTQNIVQKAKEETLLRKDHGSLQVVNTELNRLANEDGLTGLANRRFFDQTLSSAFEYARANRASISLLLLDIDYFKRYNDFHGHPAGDECLRRVSSIVKSCLDRSADFAARYGGEELAIILPHTDLNGALKVAEKIRQAVEDANIQTPGGLLERVTVSIGVSGGIPAFESTGYEEILLSADSALYLAKREGRNRVASRME, from the coding sequence ATGGGTAACCGTCGCCATTCAGTATTTAGGCCCCTCCTGCCGGCCTCTGGAAAGATTGGGATCCAGGCCGTCATGTTGCTTATGGTCGCGTGCCTAGCATTAAGCACATTCACCGGGGTGCTGCTGTATGCAAAGTTCAATGATGTAAAGGCCTCTCGCCACGCCGAGCTTGCGAACCTATCTGCCTCCGTGCTCACCGCCGCAGAGAGTTCCATCACCTACGCCAGCATGATCCTGCTGGGTTTAGCCGAGCGGTACCAGCATGACGGGGAAACGCCTGAGAATTTGGCGCGCATGATGAGCGTCGCCCGCACACAGATAGATTGGGAGCCCAGAATTCAGGGGATTTTCTTTTACGCTGCTGATGGGCGCTGGATTGTTACGACATTGTCGCCCCAGACCCCTAAGCGTAATAATTCTGATCGAGATTATTTTCAATATCATCTTAACAATAAAAGTCTGGCGCCCTATATAGGACCTCCTATTCAAAGCCGAACGACTGGTGAATGGATCTTCACCATCTCCATCCGTCTCGAAGATAAGATGGGTGAGTTTGACGGTGTTGCGCTTGCAACAATGCGCGTCGAAAGCTTTTTGGAGTACTTCAGGTCTTTCGATCTCGGCGCGAACGGAATTGTCAGCCTTGCACGAACAGACGGTGCCCAACTTGTGCGCAATCCGTTCAGCCCGGAACTGATTTCGGTAAATGTCAGTGGTGCGCCTGTTGCGCAGGCAATTCTGGCGGGCAGCACGCGCGGCGTCTTGGTGTTCGACTCCCCAGTAGACGGGACCCGGCGTATGGTTGGTTATGCCAGTAGCGGTCGCTATCCCATCCGATTATCCGTCGGTATTACCGAGGACTACGCATATGCCTCATGGCGGCGAGATTGTATTGCCACGCTTATAGCCGCGCTTACCACATTAGCGGTCATCATATTTCTTGGGATTAGAACGACGCAGAACATCGTGCAGAAAGCCAAAGAGGAAACCTTGCTGCGAAAAGATCATGGATCGTTGCAAGTCGTGAACACAGAGCTTAACCGGCTGGCCAACGAGGATGGCCTCACCGGCTTAGCGAACCGCCGCTTCTTCGATCAGACGCTAAGCAGCGCATTTGAATACGCACGAGCCAATCGGGCGTCGATATCGCTCCTCCTCCTGGATATTGACTACTTCAAAAGATATAACGACTTTCACGGGCATCCGGCGGGAGACGAATGCTTACGCCGAGTCTCTTCAATAGTTAAGAGCTGTTTGGACAGAAGCGCAGATTTCGCCGCCCGTTATGGCGGTGAAGAATTAGCCATTATTTTGCCTCACACAGATCTGAACGGCGCCTTGAAAGTGGCAGAGAAGATCCGGCAGGCGGTGGAGGACGCAAACATTCAGACCCCTGGCGGGCTATTGGAACGGGTTACCGTGAGCATCGGAGTCTCTGGTGGGATACCCGCATTCGAATCCACTGGCTACGAGGAAATTCTGTTGTCGGCCGATAGCGCGCTCTACCTGGCGAAGCGAGAAGGCCGCAATCGCGTGGCCTCGCGTATGGAATAA
- a CDS encoding AraC family transcriptional regulator produces MKNQLNELRALTAKAENRRTETGIPRVAMVQGKIPEHMLAAVYDPMINLILQGSKTMTVGDRTLRYDPATYFVMSIDLPAVGAVHAAETGEPYLAVSLTLDPTVLATLLADLPKPIGRYESDPGFSVAAVTPDLMDAWVRMLRLMGNPDAIAALAPAYEREILFRVLQGPHGWMLREIAAPDTAMARVNLAIQWIRRDFAEPIRVETLAQKAAMSVSAFHRHFKTVTTLSPLQYQKRVRLLQARMLMVACAKSVTAAAFEVGYESATQFTRDYARVFGLPPARDAARILSETRADL; encoded by the coding sequence ATGAAAAATCAACTAAATGAACTGCGCGCTTTAACCGCCAAGGCCGAAAATCGCCGCACCGAGACGGGCATTCCGCGAGTCGCCATGGTTCAGGGCAAGATCCCCGAGCACATGCTCGCTGCCGTCTACGACCCGATGATCAACCTCATCCTGCAAGGCAGCAAAACGATGACGGTGGGCGACCGCACCCTTCGGTATGACCCTGCGACGTATTTCGTGATGTCCATCGACCTGCCGGCGGTAGGGGCTGTCCACGCCGCTGAGACAGGCGAGCCCTATCTAGCCGTTAGCCTGACACTCGACCCGACTGTGCTCGCCACGTTGCTGGCCGACCTTCCGAAACCTATTGGCCGGTATGAAAGCGACCCTGGCTTTTCGGTGGCTGCCGTCACGCCAGATCTGATGGATGCCTGGGTGCGCATGCTTCGACTCATGGGCAATCCCGATGCTATTGCCGCGCTCGCTCCTGCGTACGAGCGCGAGATACTGTTTCGCGTTCTACAAGGCCCGCATGGCTGGATGTTGCGAGAGATCGCCGCACCAGATACCGCAATGGCCCGCGTGAACCTGGCCATTCAGTGGATTCGACGGGACTTTGCCGAACCCATCAGGGTGGAAACCCTGGCGCAGAAAGCGGCCATGAGCGTCTCAGCGTTTCACCGGCATTTCAAAACCGTCACTACGCTAAGCCCATTGCAGTACCAGAAACGGGTTCGCCTGCTCCAGGCCCGAATGCTCATGGTCGCCTGCGCCAAAAGCGTCACGGCTGCCGCGTTCGAGGTAGGCTATGAAAGCGCCACGCAATTCACGCGGGATTATGCACGGGTGTTCGGCCTGCCTCCTGCGCGGGATGCTGCGAGAATCTTGAGCGAAACGAGAGCCGATTTGTGA
- a CDS encoding SDR family NAD(P)-dependent oxidoreductase — translation MTLIPGLSGGAQVLIAGASRGIGLALCAALLERDDVTQVCAVARHASTCAELAKLAEQHGQRLKRVDCDASDEHALDALVSKIGEQCDHLHLVISTLGILHQDGAKAEKSLSQLTLASLQASFATNTFAPILLLKHLLPLLRKQPATFVALSARVGSIGDNRLGGWYSYRASKAALNQLLHTAGIELQRLNPASTVLAIHPGTTDTQLSQPFQANVPEGQLFEPAFSAHRIIELLGAHGPDDSGTFWAWDNKPIVW, via the coding sequence ATGACTCTTATTCCCGGACTGAGCGGCGGTGCTCAGGTGCTGATAGCCGGCGCCAGCCGGGGTATCGGGCTGGCACTGTGCGCAGCTCTGCTCGAGCGCGATGATGTGACGCAGGTATGTGCCGTGGCGCGACACGCCAGCACCTGCGCGGAATTGGCCAAGCTTGCCGAGCAACACGGGCAACGCCTGAAACGAGTCGACTGCGATGCGAGCGATGAACACGCCCTCGACGCACTCGTCAGCAAGATTGGTGAGCAGTGCGATCACCTGCACCTGGTGATCAGTACCCTAGGCATCCTTCACCAGGACGGTGCAAAGGCGGAAAAGAGCCTGTCGCAACTGACCCTGGCGAGCCTGCAAGCGAGCTTCGCGACCAATACCTTCGCGCCGATCCTGCTGCTCAAGCACCTGCTGCCGTTACTGCGCAAACAACCCGCTACCTTCGTAGCGCTCTCCGCAAGGGTCGGCTCCATCGGCGATAACCGCCTGGGCGGCTGGTACAGTTACCGAGCCAGCAAAGCGGCGCTCAATCAGCTGCTGCATACGGCGGGTATCGAATTGCAACGCCTCAACCCGGCCTCCACCGTGCTGGCGATACACCCGGGCACCACCGACACGCAGCTGTCCCAGCCCTTCCAGGCGAACGTGCCAGAGGGGCAACTGTTCGAACCGGCGTTCTCGGCGCATCGCATTATCGAACTGCTGGGTGCCCATGGACCGGACGACAGCGGGACCTTCTGGGCCTGGGACAATAAGCCGATTGTCTGGTGA
- a CDS encoding VOC family protein has translation MLDHVFLSVSDIERSIRFYEAALLPLGITARLDYDGKNGPPGHPDLKGFGANGRVFFWLREGVVEARAAHVGFVASSKVEVEAAYAAAMSEGAVDNGSPGARLHYDPNYYAANVLDPDGYSVEFVYKNWQHAQ, from the coding sequence GTGCTGGATCATGTTTTTCTATCGGTTAGCGACATCGAGCGCTCCATCCGTTTTTACGAAGCGGCACTGTTGCCGCTTGGTATCACTGCACGTCTGGACTACGACGGCAAGAACGGCCCGCCAGGTCATCCGGATCTCAAAGGCTTCGGCGCCAATGGTCGGGTGTTCTTCTGGCTGCGCGAGGGTGTGGTCGAGGCGCGCGCGGCTCACGTCGGGTTTGTCGCGAGCAGCAAGGTCGAGGTCGAGGCTGCCTATGCCGCCGCGATGAGCGAGGGCGCTGTTGACAATGGCTCGCCGGGTGCCCGGCTGCATTACGACCCGAATTACTACGCCGCGAACGTGCTAGACCCGGATGGCTACAGCGTGGAATTCGTCTACAAGAACTGGCAGCACGCGCAATGA
- a CDS encoding TetR/AcrR family transcriptional regulator — protein sequence MNEKTRQRRPAFNREQGIAIAQALFHQRGFDAVSLTDLTEAMNIKPPSFYAAYGSKAELFERAMHRYASENALPMDRLLGPDRSPAEALTALLVAAAKQYGRDRVLRGCLITEGMRADDPTARHMAEKLGGVGIQAIRRYLDQVRPDAAQVLADYVLITLRGLSAAACSGMSLKRLMETAQLAGKLISLEFEASDSATNS from the coding sequence ATGAACGAAAAAACCCGGCAGCGCCGCCCCGCCTTCAACCGTGAGCAAGGAATAGCCATCGCACAGGCGCTATTTCATCAGCGCGGCTTCGACGCGGTCAGCCTGACCGACCTGACCGAGGCCATGAATATCAAGCCGCCGAGCTTTTACGCCGCTTATGGCAGCAAAGCCGAGCTGTTCGAGCGTGCGATGCATCGCTACGCCAGTGAAAACGCGCTGCCTATGGACAGGCTGCTGGGACCGGATCGATCGCCTGCAGAAGCATTGACCGCACTGCTGGTTGCCGCTGCGAAGCAGTACGGACGAGACCGGGTTTTGCGTGGCTGCCTGATCACCGAGGGCATGCGTGCGGACGATCCGACCGCCCGCCACATGGCCGAGAAACTGGGCGGCGTCGGCATCCAGGCCATCCGTCGTTACCTTGATCAGGTCCGCCCGGACGCCGCTCAGGTCCTGGCTGACTACGTGCTTATCACCCTGCGGGGGCTGTCGGCGGCGGCGTGCAGTGGCATGTCTCTCAAACGCTTGATGGAAACGGCGCAGCTTGCCGGCAAGCTGATTTCTCTTGAATTCGAGGCTAGCGACAGCGCTACGAATTCCTGA
- a CDS encoding SDR family NAD(P)-dependent oxidoreductase: MLFENKVVLVTGGSSGLGFAIAEAFASQGAKLVITGRRQPQLDESVKGLGENASAVCADISNPADLTELFSHISGVHGRIDVLIANAGTGEIEPLGAITEAGFDRLFTTNVKGTTFTVQGALPFMGKGSSVIVIGSTASINPGPGLSVYGATKAALRSLVRSWILDIKGSGVRINLLSPGPVDTPSLRNVLGENAQEVIDALSEKSTLGRIGQAYEIGQAALFLASNASSYINGAELFADGGASQV, from the coding sequence ATGCTGTTTGAAAATAAGGTTGTTCTGGTCACTGGTGGCTCTTCGGGCCTCGGTTTCGCCATTGCTGAAGCGTTCGCCAGCCAGGGTGCCAAGCTGGTTATCACTGGGCGCCGCCAGCCTCAGCTCGACGAATCCGTTAAGGGCCTCGGCGAGAACGCCTCTGCCGTCTGCGCGGACATTTCGAACCCTGCCGACCTGACCGAGCTGTTCAGCCACATCAGCGGGGTGCATGGCCGTATCGACGTATTGATCGCCAATGCCGGGACGGGTGAAATCGAGCCCTTGGGTGCGATCACCGAAGCAGGCTTCGATCGGCTCTTCACGACCAATGTCAAAGGCACGACCTTCACCGTGCAAGGCGCGCTGCCGTTCATGGGTAAGGGGAGCAGCGTCATCGTCATCGGCTCGACCGCCTCGATCAACCCCGGCCCCGGCCTGAGTGTCTACGGAGCCACCAAGGCCGCGCTCCGTTCGCTTGTGCGCAGCTGGATTCTGGACATCAAAGGCTCCGGCGTGCGTATTAACCTGCTCAGCCCCGGCCCCGTGGATACCCCGTCCCTGCGCAATGTGCTTGGTGAGAACGCGCAGGAGGTAATCGATGCACTCAGCGAGAAGAGCACCCTCGGTCGGATCGGCCAGGCATATGAGATCGGTCAAGCCGCGCTCTTCCTGGCGAGCAATGCATCGAGCTATATCAATGGGGCTGAGCTGTTCGCCGACGGTGGTGCATCTCAAGTTTAG
- a CDS encoding SDR family NAD(P)-dependent oxidoreductase, with protein MSVIVITGGSRGIGASTARHIAQRGMGVILTYNSNAQAAAEVVRSIEQAGGRAAALELDVGQVGSFEVFRESVLMSLKNIWGINTLAGLVNNAGYGLFNPLQTVSEAQFDGLFNVHLKGPFFLTQTLLPLLEENASIVNLTSATTRVATAGVAPYAAFKGGLEVLTRYMAKEFGDRRIRANAVSPGAIRTELGGGLNDEFEAMLAAQTALGRVGEPEDVARVIAMLLSDNGAWINAQTIEVAGGYNI; from the coding sequence ATGAGCGTGATCGTTATCACCGGCGGCAGTCGTGGAATCGGTGCCAGTACGGCACGGCACATTGCCCAGCGTGGCATGGGGGTCATCCTTACTTACAACAGCAATGCTCAAGCGGCGGCAGAAGTCGTCAGAAGTATCGAGCAGGCCGGTGGTAGAGCCGCTGCGCTCGAACTCGATGTCGGCCAAGTGGGCAGTTTCGAAGTGTTTCGAGAATCGGTCTTGATGAGCTTGAAGAACATTTGGGGCATCAATACGCTCGCTGGCTTGGTTAACAATGCGGGGTATGGCCTGTTCAACCCGTTGCAGACGGTCAGCGAAGCGCAGTTCGACGGTTTGTTCAATGTTCACCTGAAAGGTCCGTTCTTCCTGACCCAGACACTTCTGCCGTTGCTGGAAGAAAACGCCAGCATCGTCAACCTGACCAGTGCCACCACCCGCGTGGCCACTGCTGGTGTGGCGCCTTACGCGGCGTTCAAGGGCGGTCTTGAAGTACTTACCCGTTACATGGCCAAGGAGTTTGGTGATCGGCGTATACGGGCCAATGCGGTTTCACCTGGAGCGATTCGAACTGAATTGGGCGGCGGGCTTAACGACGAGTTCGAAGCAATGCTGGCAGCGCAAACCGCGCTGGGCAGGGTGGGCGAGCCTGAAGATGTGGCGCGCGTCATTGCCATGCTGTTGTCCGACAATGGCGCTTGGATCAATGCCCAGACCATTGAAGTGGCCGGCGGCTACAACATCTGA
- a CDS encoding VOC family protein yields MSNFAGSAIDHVGLGVSDIADAQAFYEAALSPLGIELLMSIEADPPGSTPRRLGFGSEGKPFLWLHAALPPSQGTHIALIAQNREAVDAFHAAGIAAGGQDNGAPGIRLHYHSNYYAAYVLGPEGVNLEAVCQLTA; encoded by the coding sequence ATGAGCAATTTCGCGGGGTCGGCAATCGACCATGTGGGCCTCGGTGTTTCGGACATTGCGGATGCTCAGGCCTTCTACGAAGCCGCGCTCAGTCCACTTGGGATTGAGTTGCTGATGAGCATCGAGGCCGATCCGCCAGGTTCAACACCTCGAAGATTAGGGTTCGGTTCTGAAGGAAAGCCGTTTTTATGGTTGCATGCTGCGCTTCCCCCCAGCCAGGGGACGCACATAGCTCTGATCGCGCAGAACCGTGAGGCGGTCGATGCTTTCCATGCGGCTGGCATAGCCGCTGGCGGACAAGACAATGGGGCGCCGGGCATCAGGCTTCATTACCACTCCAATTACTACGCGGCGTATGTGCTAGGCCCTGAGGGAGTGAATCTGGAAGCGGTTTGCCAGCTAACTGCTTAG
- a CDS encoding saccharopine dehydrogenase family protein encodes MKTLLIYGATGYTGRMAAERAKALGLNFEIAGRTVDRLEDLAAQLNVPYRVFGADAQAAGALDGIDVLLNVAGPFAQTAEALMRACMQAGVDYLDITAEINVYRLAERLGAQAGEAGVMLLPGVGWDVVPTDCLAMHVAQRVASPHALSIALQVPGSMSRGSAMSVSEIIGAGLLARVDGELVATPDAQPRQFDFGDGPVTCQPLSFGDLVTGWHSTGIPNIAMFVHIPGDAFPEGDLSKLPDGPSAHERDAHRARAVAEVTAADGSVACSMIETVNGYSYTPLAAIEAVRRVLSGERKLGFETPARIFGGEFAQSIAGTTITDR; translated from the coding sequence ATGAAGACATTACTGATTTACGGCGCGACGGGTTACACCGGGCGCATGGCTGCAGAACGGGCGAAAGCACTGGGTCTCAATTTCGAAATAGCGGGGCGTACGGTTGATCGGCTGGAAGATCTTGCTGCGCAACTGAATGTTCCTTACCGCGTGTTCGGAGCAGATGCTCAGGCCGCAGGGGCGCTGGATGGGATAGACGTACTGCTGAACGTTGCCGGACCCTTCGCGCAAACCGCCGAGGCTCTGATGCGGGCGTGCATGCAGGCTGGTGTCGACTACCTGGACATTACGGCCGAGATCAATGTCTACCGGCTCGCGGAACGGCTGGGTGCTCAGGCTGGCGAGGCAGGTGTGATGCTTCTGCCTGGCGTCGGCTGGGACGTTGTCCCCACGGACTGCCTGGCCATGCATGTCGCTCAGCGGGTTGCGAGTCCTCATGCGCTGAGCATTGCGTTACAGGTTCCCGGGTCCATGTCGCGGGGTTCGGCAATGAGCGTCAGCGAAATCATAGGGGCAGGCCTGCTCGCACGGGTCGACGGTGAACTCGTGGCAACACCTGATGCACAGCCACGGCAGTTTGATTTCGGCGATGGGCCAGTGACGTGCCAGCCGTTGTCTTTCGGTGATCTGGTGACGGGGTGGCATTCGACAGGCATCCCCAACATCGCGATGTTCGTGCATATCCCGGGGGACGCCTTTCCCGAGGGCGACTTATCAAAACTGCCTGATGGTCCCAGCGCCCATGAGCGGGACGCCCATCGGGCTCGCGCGGTGGCAGAGGTCACAGCAGCGGATGGCAGCGTTGCTTGCTCCATGATCGAAACGGTGAATGGATATTCCTACACCCCATTGGCCGCTATCGAAGCTGTGCGCCGCGTGTTGAGCGGTGAGCGCAAGCTTGGTTTTGAAACGCCTGCGCGCATTTTCGGTGGTGAATTTGCCCAGAGCATTGCCGGAACGACCATCACTGATCGCTGA
- a CDS encoding RidA family protein: MAATQPFDKKTAYWGVPWEQSYGYPQARKVGNEIYISGQFNHDEDGNLVAPAPLDSDGKPSDFSSMGEQMRSAYDNIAKLLALYGATLEDVVEETLYVLDMDAAFAVVGNVRKAAYGSERPGCASNIIGVSRLAQRAQLIEIVCKAVTDARND, from the coding sequence ATGGCAGCTACACAACCGTTCGACAAGAAAACCGCCTACTGGGGCGTGCCATGGGAGCAAAGCTATGGCTATCCGCAGGCGAGGAAGGTGGGCAACGAGATCTACATCTCCGGCCAGTTCAACCACGATGAAGACGGCAACCTGGTTGCGCCTGCGCCACTGGACAGCGACGGCAAACCCAGCGATTTCTCGTCCATGGGCGAGCAGATGCGCAGCGCCTACGACAATATCGCCAAGCTGCTCGCGCTCTACGGCGCGACGCTTGAAGACGTGGTCGAGGAAACCCTCTACGTACTGGATATGGACGCCGCATTCGCCGTGGTGGGCAACGTGCGCAAGGCCGCCTATGGCAGCGAGCGCCCAGGGTGCGCGAGCAACATCATCGGCGTGTCGCGACTGGCCCAGCGCGCGCAGTTGATCGAGATCGTCTGCAAGGCGGTGACTGACGCGCGGAACGACTGA
- a CDS encoding helix-turn-helix domain-containing protein, which translates to MNRDQCTVLPNIACISAGPLRPWQERLAKQMMLDNLETGIPVSALADACAMSRSHFTRKFKQSSGLAPQEWLRQQRVQRSKELLATSTMLLADIAVTCGFYDQPHFCRVFMKTEGMTPHTWQMQVRSAA; encoded by the coding sequence ATGAACAGGGACCAGTGCACCGTGCTACCCAATATCGCCTGCATTTCGGCCGGGCCGCTGAGGCCCTGGCAGGAACGGCTCGCCAAACAGATGATGCTGGATAACCTGGAAACGGGGATTCCGGTGTCCGCCCTTGCCGATGCATGCGCCATGTCGCGCAGTCACTTCACCCGCAAATTCAAGCAGAGCAGCGGGCTGGCGCCTCAGGAATGGCTGCGCCAACAGCGCGTTCAGCGCAGCAAGGAGCTGCTGGCGACCTCCACCATGCTCCTGGCGGATATCGCCGTGACATGCGGGTTCTATGATCAGCCGCACTTCTGCCGGGTATTCATGAAGACCGAAGGCATGACGCCCCATACCTGGCAGATGCAGGTCCGC